From one Burkholderia pyrrocinia genomic stretch:
- a CDS encoding methyl-accepting chemotaxis protein, with protein MSIKTKLLGGFGLLAAVVVIVSGMALKALSDTNAEFSRYMNGINARANLSAQIRTAVDRRAIAARNLVLVTKPSDIELELAEVNQAHKDVQEHLAKLKEMMANATDTSDRARELVADIVRIETRYGPVALRIVGLAQAGKKDEATADIDENCRPLLAQLVRATDAYAAYTHEREVAIAQQFADRYAMERNVLAGISLIAVAIAACGGLWLTRKITAPIGSAVDVARTVANGDLGSRIQVTGNDETRDLLDALRTMNERLIGIVGRVRDSSNSIAHAVGEIASGNLDLSQRTEEQAASLQETAATMEEFTSTVRLNAENAQQASTLAANASDVAQRGSSVVGRVVDTMTEIGQSSSKIADITGIIEGIAFQTNILALNAAVEAARAGEQGRGFAVVASEVRSLAQRSSTAAKEIKELISASVQTIQDGSALAGEAGKTMSDVTQAVARVTDIMGEIAAASAEQSRGIDQVNLTITQMDETTQQNAALVEQAAAASKSLEAQGRELSETVAAFRMPSGAHATSPGAHAHEADTRRWQPAAA; from the coding sequence ATGAGCATCAAAACAAAACTCCTTGGCGGCTTCGGCCTGCTCGCCGCGGTCGTCGTGATCGTGTCGGGCATGGCCCTCAAGGCGCTGTCCGATACGAACGCCGAGTTTTCCCGCTACATGAACGGCATCAACGCGCGGGCGAACCTGTCCGCGCAAATCCGCACCGCGGTCGACCGGCGCGCGATCGCCGCGCGCAATCTCGTGCTCGTGACCAAACCCTCCGACATCGAGCTCGAACTGGCCGAAGTGAACCAGGCGCACAAGGACGTGCAGGAACATCTCGCGAAGCTCAAGGAGATGATGGCGAACGCGACCGACACATCCGATCGCGCGCGCGAACTGGTGGCCGACATCGTGCGCATCGAAACCCGCTACGGGCCGGTCGCGCTGCGCATCGTCGGGCTCGCGCAGGCCGGCAAGAAAGACGAGGCGACCGCCGACATCGACGAAAATTGCCGCCCGCTGCTCGCGCAGCTGGTGCGCGCGACCGACGCGTACGCGGCTTATACGCATGAACGCGAAGTCGCGATCGCGCAGCAATTCGCGGACCGCTACGCGATGGAGCGCAACGTGCTGGCCGGCATCAGCCTGATCGCCGTCGCGATCGCGGCCTGCGGCGGCCTGTGGCTCACGCGCAAGATCACGGCGCCGATCGGCTCGGCCGTGGACGTCGCGCGCACGGTGGCGAACGGCGATCTCGGCAGCCGCATCCAGGTGACCGGCAACGACGAAACGCGCGACCTGCTCGACGCGCTGCGGACGATGAACGAGCGGCTGATCGGCATCGTCGGCCGCGTGCGCGATTCGTCGAACAGCATCGCGCATGCGGTGGGCGAGATCGCGTCGGGCAACCTCGACCTGAGCCAGCGCACCGAGGAACAGGCCGCGTCGCTGCAGGAAACCGCCGCGACGATGGAGGAATTCACGTCGACGGTGCGGCTGAACGCGGAAAACGCGCAACAGGCCAGCACGCTCGCCGCGAATGCGTCGGATGTCGCGCAGCGCGGCAGCTCGGTGGTCGGCCGCGTGGTCGACACGATGACGGAAATCGGCCAAAGCTCGTCGAAGATCGCCGACATCACGGGCATCATCGAAGGCATCGCGTTCCAGACCAACATCCTCGCGCTGAACGCGGCCGTCGAAGCTGCACGTGCGGGCGAACAGGGCCGCGGCTTCGCGGTCGTCGCGAGCGAGGTGCGCAGTCTCGCGCAGCGTTCGTCGACGGCGGCGAAGGAAATCAAGGAGCTGATCTCCGCGTCGGTGCAGACGATCCAGGACGGCTCGGCGCTCGCGGGTGAAGCCGGCAAGACGATGTCCGACGTCACGCAGGCGGTTGCGCGCGTGACGGACATCATGGGTGAGATCGCGGCCGCGTCGGCCGAGCAGAGCCGCGGCATCGACCAGGTGAACCTGACGATCACGCAGATGGACGAGACGACCCAGCAGAACGCGGCGCTCGTCGAGCAGGCCGCCGCCGCATCGAAGTCGCTGGAAGCGCAGGGCCGCGAGCTGTCGGAAACGGTCGCCGCGTTCCGGATGCCGTCCGGCGCGCACGCGACGTCGCCGGGCGCGCACGCGCATGAGGCCGACACGCGTCGCTGGCAGCCGGCCGCCGCGTAA
- a CDS encoding TonB-dependent receptor, which produces MRDLPRLPLRPLSSLSLMLFAAVAHAQSDAPVASGTPSTTPLAPIFVTANPLGDTEPIAPTVQLSGDALTRRQADSLGETLNGLPGVSTTTYGPMVGRPIIRGMDGDRIRLLQNGVASYDASSLSYDHAVPQDPLSIERVEIVRGPAALLYGGNAVGGVVNTIDNRIPREAIEGVTGALDARYGGANSVRAGAAQVEGGNGRFAFHVDAFDRETSKLRIPGYARSSAQRAIDGPDTPQPEGSVPNSDGRVHGGAVGASYTWADGFAGLSYSGYESNYGSVAESDVRLRMRQERLALASEVRNLSGPFTKLKFDFAYTDYRHKEVDNGETATTFRNRGYEARIEARHRKIGPFEGAIGVQFGQNTFSALGDELLVPSTRTNSVALFGLEEWQVVPALKLSVGGRFEHVKVDPDPAGVEKFAGAQPRDFNAGSLSAGALFSLTPVWSVAANVAYTERAPTFYELYSNGPHDATGQFLIGNPNASKEKAVSTDLSLRYASGPNRGSVGVFYNRFSNYLTEYNTGRVVNGDDEPVAPGTDGALNEAIYRGVRAEFYGIELDGKWRAFSRRGHTVDLELTADYTHARNVDTGQPLPRIAPLRATLAADYGYGPFGARAQVTHAWSQHRVPDNDVSTDGYTSLGVMLTYKFRVGATHWLAYLRGDNLANQEIRYSTSVVRGFAPEGGRSVMAGLRTTF; this is translated from the coding sequence ATGCGCGACCTCCCTCGTTTACCGCTTCGCCCGCTTTCGTCCCTTTCGCTGATGCTGTTCGCCGCCGTCGCGCACGCGCAGTCCGATGCACCCGTCGCGTCGGGCACGCCTTCAACCACGCCGCTCGCACCGATCTTCGTGACCGCGAACCCGCTCGGCGATACCGAACCGATCGCGCCGACCGTCCAGCTTTCCGGCGACGCGCTGACGCGCCGCCAGGCCGATTCGCTCGGCGAAACGCTCAACGGCCTGCCCGGCGTGTCGACCACCACGTACGGGCCGATGGTCGGCCGCCCGATCATCCGCGGGATGGACGGCGACCGGATCCGGCTGCTGCAGAACGGCGTCGCGTCCTACGACGCGTCGTCGCTGTCGTACGACCATGCGGTGCCGCAGGATCCGCTGTCGATCGAACGCGTCGAGATCGTGCGCGGCCCGGCCGCGCTGCTGTACGGCGGCAACGCGGTGGGCGGAGTCGTCAATACGATCGACAACCGGATTCCGCGCGAAGCGATCGAAGGCGTGACGGGTGCGCTCGACGCGCGCTACGGCGGCGCGAATTCCGTGCGCGCGGGCGCCGCGCAGGTCGAAGGCGGCAACGGCCGCTTCGCGTTCCACGTCGACGCGTTCGACCGAGAAACGAGCAAGCTGCGCATTCCCGGCTACGCGCGCAGCAGCGCGCAACGCGCGATCGACGGCCCCGACACGCCGCAGCCGGAAGGCAGCGTGCCGAACAGCGACGGCCGCGTGCACGGCGGCGCGGTCGGCGCGTCGTACACGTGGGCGGACGGCTTCGCGGGCCTGTCGTACAGCGGCTACGAATCGAACTACGGCTCCGTCGCGGAGAGCGACGTGCGGCTGCGGATGCGCCAGGAACGCCTCGCGCTCGCGTCCGAGGTGCGCAACCTGAGCGGGCCGTTCACGAAGCTGAAATTCGACTTCGCGTACACCGACTACCGCCACAAGGAAGTCGACAACGGCGAGACGGCAACCACCTTCCGCAACCGCGGCTACGAGGCGCGCATCGAGGCGCGGCATCGCAAGATCGGCCCGTTCGAGGGCGCAATCGGCGTGCAGTTCGGCCAGAACACGTTCTCCGCGCTCGGCGACGAATTGCTCGTGCCGTCGACGCGCACGAACAGCGTCGCGCTGTTCGGCCTCGAGGAATGGCAGGTCGTCCCCGCGCTGAAGCTGAGCGTCGGCGGCCGCTTCGAGCACGTGAAGGTCGACCCGGATCCGGCCGGCGTCGAGAAATTCGCGGGCGCGCAGCCGCGCGACTTCAACGCGGGCAGCCTGTCGGCCGGCGCGCTGTTCTCGCTGACGCCTGTGTGGTCGGTCGCGGCGAACGTCGCGTACACCGAACGCGCGCCGACCTTCTACGAGCTGTATTCGAACGGCCCGCACGATGCGACCGGCCAGTTCCTGATCGGCAACCCGAATGCGTCGAAGGAAAAGGCCGTGTCGACCGACCTGTCGCTGCGCTATGCGAGCGGCCCGAACCGCGGCAGCGTCGGCGTGTTCTACAACCGCTTCTCGAACTACCTGACCGAGTACAACACCGGCCGCGTCGTGAACGGCGACGACGAGCCCGTCGCGCCCGGCACCGACGGCGCGCTGAACGAGGCGATCTATCGCGGCGTGCGCGCCGAGTTCTACGGCATCGAGCTGGACGGCAAATGGCGCGCGTTCTCGCGGCGCGGCCATACGGTCGACCTGGAACTGACGGCCGACTACACGCACGCGCGCAACGTCGACACGGGCCAGCCGCTGCCGCGCATCGCGCCGCTGCGCGCGACGCTCGCGGCCGACTACGGCTACGGCCCGTTCGGCGCACGCGCGCAGGTCACGCACGCGTGGTCGCAGCACCGCGTGCCCGACAACGACGTCTCGACGGACGGCTACACGTCGCTCGGCGTGATGCTGACCTACAAGTTCCGCGTCGGCGCGACGCACTGGCTCGCGTACCTGCGCGGCGACAACCTGGCGAACCAGGAAATCCGCTATTCGACTTCCGTCGTGCGCGGTTTCGCGCCCGAAGGCGGCCGCAGCGTGATGGCCGGGTTGCGCACCACGTTCTGA
- a CDS encoding 6,7-dimethyl-8-ribityllumazine synthase: MTQISHVSPTATPRIAFVQSCWHKEIVDQCRIAFVDALGNANMSESDCDFFEVAGAFEIPLHAKLLAKTGKYAAIACAGLVVDGGIYRHDFVAQTVISGLMQVQLETEVVVLSAVLTPHHFHGSDEHVKFFHEHFLVKGAELAHACVDTIGKVAALKAESAATAMKQAA, translated from the coding sequence ATGACCCAGATTTCCCACGTTTCCCCCACTGCCACTCCCCGTATCGCCTTTGTCCAGTCGTGCTGGCACAAGGAGATCGTCGACCAGTGCCGAATCGCGTTTGTCGATGCGCTGGGCAACGCGAACATGAGCGAATCGGATTGCGATTTCTTCGAAGTGGCCGGCGCCTTCGAGATTCCGCTGCATGCCAAATTGCTCGCGAAAACCGGCAAATACGCGGCCATCGCCTGCGCCGGGCTGGTTGTCGATGGCGGCATCTATCGCCATGACTTCGTCGCGCAGACGGTGATTTCGGGCCTCATGCAGGTGCAGCTCGAAACCGAGGTGGTGGTGCTGTCGGCGGTGCTGACGCCGCATCATTTCCATGGATCGGACGAGCACGTCAAGTTCTTCCACGAACACTTCCTCGTGAAAGGTGCGGAGCTCGCGCACGCATGCGTCGATACGATCGGCAAGGTTGCGGCGCTCAAGGCGGAATCCGCGGCCACTGCGATGAAGCAGGCCGCCTGA
- the adhP gene encoding alcohol dehydrogenase AdhP, whose amino-acid sequence MTQTMKAAVVHAFGEPLRIEEVPVPTPGPGQILVNIKASGVCHTDLHAADGDWPVKPSLPFIPGHEGVGVVAAVGAGVKHVSEGDRVGVPWLYTACGHCEYCHTGWETLCHDQRNTGYSVNGSYAEYVLADPDYVGHLPAQVAFDEIAPILCAGVTVYKGIRVTDTRPGQWLAISGIGGLGHVAVQYARAMGLHVAAIDISPDKLALARQLGAQLTIDASVDDPAKVIQKEIGGAHGVLVTAVSRSAFAQALGMVRRGGTVALNGLPPGDFPLPIFSTVLNGITVRGSIVGTRRDLQESLDFAADGLVRAHIHRDRLGNINDVFAKLREGKVDGRIVLTDMH is encoded by the coding sequence ATGACGCAAACCATGAAAGCGGCCGTGGTGCACGCCTTCGGCGAACCGCTGCGCATCGAGGAAGTCCCCGTGCCGACGCCGGGCCCCGGCCAGATCCTCGTCAACATCAAGGCATCGGGCGTCTGCCATACCGACCTGCACGCGGCCGACGGCGACTGGCCCGTGAAGCCGTCGCTGCCGTTCATCCCGGGGCATGAAGGCGTGGGCGTCGTCGCGGCGGTCGGCGCGGGCGTCAAGCACGTGAGCGAGGGCGACCGCGTCGGCGTGCCGTGGCTCTATACGGCCTGCGGCCATTGCGAGTACTGCCACACGGGCTGGGAAACGCTGTGTCACGACCAGCGGAACACCGGTTATTCGGTGAACGGCAGCTACGCGGAATACGTGCTCGCCGATCCCGACTACGTCGGCCATCTGCCGGCACAGGTCGCGTTCGACGAGATCGCGCCGATCCTGTGCGCGGGCGTGACCGTCTACAAGGGCATTCGCGTCACCGACACGCGTCCGGGGCAATGGCTCGCGATCTCCGGGATCGGCGGTCTCGGGCACGTGGCCGTGCAATACGCGCGCGCGATGGGCCTGCACGTGGCGGCGATCGACATTTCACCCGACAAGCTCGCGCTCGCACGGCAACTCGGCGCGCAACTGACGATCGACGCATCGGTCGACGATCCGGCGAAGGTGATCCAGAAGGAGATCGGCGGCGCGCACGGCGTGCTCGTCACGGCGGTGTCGCGCAGCGCGTTCGCGCAGGCGCTCGGGATGGTGCGGCGCGGCGGCACGGTCGCGCTCAACGGGCTGCCGCCCGGCGATTTCCCGTTGCCGATCTTCTCGACGGTGCTGAACGGCATCACCGTGCGCGGCTCGATCGTCGGCACGCGGCGCGACCTGCAGGAATCGCTGGACTTCGCGGCCGATGGCCTCGTGCGCGCGCATATCCATCGCGACCGGCTCGGCAACATCAACGACGTGTTTGCGAAGCTGCGCGAAGGCAAGGTCGACGGGCGCATCGTGCTGACCGACATGCACTGA
- a CDS encoding sialidase family protein encodes MRRTIVSHPLFTCLPAAMALACAAAHADPVLVSGPSPYAACTIGGPGTVYVNAEVEPWLAVNPANPQNMIGVWQQDRWSNGGAHGHVAGYTFDGGATWARTTQPFSACAPGGLSYERASDPWVSIGPDGTAYSVAITFNQSNNGNAVAGSVSTDGGQTWSSPALLIANNEPTTQFFNDKESVTANPVKAGTAYAVWDRLELPNGNPYANLHTQAFRGPTLFSKTTDGGKTWSKAKVIVHVRSRQQTIGNQIVVDPKSGTLYDFFDLIQPPFSKAAGKVAFIKSTDDGATWTQPRVIAGLQTVGVTDPNTGEPVRTGDIIPEPAIDPASGQLYVVWQDSRFNGGKYDEIALSTSKDGGASWSAPLQVNTPTGRPAFNPSVRVDNTGAVMVTHYDFRDLLAGNTTTLPTGFWRKISLDGGTTFVAERRVAGPFDMKPAPNAEGFFIGDYQGLDVGPSSSFHPFFVQTSAGNLTNRTDVFFAQ; translated from the coding sequence ATGCGACGCACTATCGTGTCCCACCCGCTATTCACCTGCCTGCCCGCCGCGATGGCACTGGCCTGTGCCGCCGCGCATGCCGATCCCGTGCTCGTGTCCGGCCCCAGTCCATACGCCGCCTGCACCATCGGCGGTCCCGGCACCGTCTATGTGAATGCCGAGGTCGAACCGTGGCTCGCGGTCAATCCGGCCAACCCGCAAAACATGATCGGCGTGTGGCAGCAGGACCGCTGGTCGAACGGCGGCGCGCACGGCCATGTCGCGGGCTACACGTTCGACGGTGGTGCCACCTGGGCGCGGACGACGCAGCCGTTCAGCGCGTGCGCGCCGGGCGGGCTGTCGTACGAACGCGCGTCGGACCCGTGGGTATCGATTGGGCCGGACGGCACCGCATACTCGGTCGCGATCACGTTCAACCAGTCGAACAACGGCAACGCGGTCGCCGGCTCGGTATCGACCGACGGCGGGCAGACGTGGAGCAGTCCCGCGTTGCTGATCGCGAACAACGAACCGACGACGCAGTTCTTCAACGACAAGGAATCGGTGACGGCGAACCCGGTGAAGGCCGGCACCGCGTACGCGGTATGGGACCGCCTCGAACTGCCGAACGGCAACCCGTACGCGAACCTGCACACGCAGGCGTTCCGCGGGCCGACGCTGTTCTCGAAGACGACCGACGGCGGCAAGACGTGGAGCAAGGCGAAGGTCATCGTCCACGTGCGGTCGCGCCAGCAGACGATCGGCAACCAGATCGTCGTCGATCCGAAGAGCGGCACGCTCTACGATTTCTTCGACCTGATCCAGCCGCCGTTCAGCAAGGCCGCCGGCAAGGTCGCGTTCATCAAGTCGACCGACGACGGCGCGACGTGGACGCAGCCGCGGGTGATCGCGGGGCTGCAGACGGTCGGCGTGACGGACCCGAACACCGGCGAACCCGTGCGCACCGGCGACATCATTCCCGAGCCCGCGATCGATCCCGCGTCGGGCCAGCTTTACGTCGTGTGGCAGGACAGCCGCTTCAACGGCGGCAAGTACGACGAGATCGCGCTATCGACGTCGAAGGACGGCGGCGCATCCTGGAGCGCGCCGCTGCAGGTCAACACGCCGACCGGCCGGCCTGCCTTCAATCCGTCGGTGCGCGTCGACAACACGGGCGCCGTGATGGTCACCCACTACGACTTCCGCGACCTGCTGGCCGGGAACACGACGACGCTGCCGACGGGCTTCTGGCGCAAGATCTCGCTCGACGGCGGCACCACGTTCGTCGCCGAGCGGCGCGTCGCCGGCCCGTTCGACATGAAGCCCGCGCCGAACGCGGAAGGCTTCTTCATCGGCGACTATCAGGGCCTCGACGTCGGCCCGTCGTCGTCGTTCCATCCGTTCTTCGTCCAGACCAGCGCGGGCAACCTGACGAACCGCACGGACGTGTTCTTCGCCCAATAA
- a CDS encoding MarR family winged helix-turn-helix transcriptional regulator produces MSEQRRLFFLLNLGQRRVQRWVDRKAETDTRASAAQAGVLFFLDKQDGALIGEVGAALQLAPSAMTGLADRMAKAGLIARHADSDDGRATRLFLTDAGRAALKHARVLLRELNEKLCDGFSDDELDVVARWLHALQERFPSER; encoded by the coding sequence TTGAGCGAACAACGACGACTGTTTTTCCTGTTGAACCTTGGCCAGCGGCGCGTGCAGCGCTGGGTCGACCGCAAGGCGGAGACCGACACGCGTGCGAGCGCCGCGCAGGCCGGCGTGCTGTTCTTTCTCGACAAGCAGGACGGCGCGCTGATCGGCGAAGTCGGCGCGGCGCTGCAGCTCGCGCCATCCGCGATGACCGGCCTCGCCGACCGGATGGCGAAAGCCGGACTGATCGCGCGCCACGCCGATTCGGACGACGGCCGCGCGACGCGCCTGTTCCTGACCGACGCGGGCCGGGCGGCACTCAAGCATGCGCGCGTGCTGCTGCGCGAATTGAACGAGAAGCTGTGCGACGGGTTTTCCGACGACGAACTCGATGTCGTCGCACGCTGGCTGCACGCGTTGCAGGAGCGGTTTCCGTCGGAACGCTGA
- a CDS encoding serine aminopeptidase domain-containing protein, producing the protein MTAQPIEFSAIDGYPLRGTLWTPDAEPRALVLIHPATAVPERLYAGFARFLTGRGFAALTYNYRGIDASRPARLSELQASMRDWMELDVGAATAWARQAYDGLPLLAVGHSVGGHAIGLSAGTVHLRAAVLVAAHAGTTRLIASAAERVKVRLILRVLGPLMSALLGYVPGKRLGLGEDLPAGVFREWSRWTTLPHYFFDDPALGAAERYAKQRLPILALGFDDDPWATPAAIDLLVSYLTGAAVERRQVDPHAAGSGPVGHMGFFRSRPGSVLWPDVADWLAQALDAPRHAGRPSLSIAVGNPA; encoded by the coding sequence ATGACCGCTCAACCCATCGAGTTCTCCGCCATCGACGGTTATCCGCTGCGCGGCACGCTGTGGACGCCCGACGCCGAACCGCGCGCGCTGGTGCTGATCCATCCGGCGACGGCGGTGCCGGAACGGCTGTACGCCGGTTTCGCACGTTTCCTGACCGGACGCGGCTTCGCGGCGCTGACCTACAACTATCGCGGCATCGACGCGTCGCGGCCCGCGCGCCTGAGCGAGCTGCAGGCCAGCATGCGCGACTGGATGGAGCTCGACGTCGGCGCCGCGACCGCGTGGGCGCGGCAGGCGTACGACGGATTGCCGCTGCTGGCGGTCGGCCACAGCGTCGGCGGGCATGCGATCGGGCTGTCCGCCGGCACGGTGCATCTGCGCGCGGCCGTGCTCGTCGCGGCGCACGCGGGCACCACACGGCTGATCGCGAGCGCGGCCGAACGCGTGAAGGTACGCCTGATCCTGCGCGTGCTCGGCCCGCTGATGTCCGCGCTGCTCGGCTACGTGCCCGGCAAGCGGCTCGGGCTCGGCGAGGACCTGCCGGCCGGCGTGTTCCGTGAATGGAGCCGCTGGACCACGCTGCCGCATTACTTCTTCGACGATCCGGCGCTCGGCGCCGCCGAACGCTACGCGAAACAGCGGCTGCCGATCCTCGCGCTGGGCTTCGACGACGATCCGTGGGCGACGCCCGCCGCGATCGACCTGCTGGTAAGCTACCTGACCGGCGCGGCGGTCGAGCGCCGCCAGGTCGATCCGCATGCGGCGGGCAGCGGCCCGGTCGGGCACATGGGCTTCTTCCGCAGCCGGCCCGGCTCGGTGCTGTGGCCGGATGTCGCCGACTGGCTCGCGCAGGCGCTCGACGCGCCGCGCCACGCGGGCCGTCCGTCCCTTTCCATTGCTGTCGGGAACCCAGCTTGA
- a CDS encoding Fic family protein, whose product MPNQTAALLNTIDADRATLDAARPLPQHTVASLREKLLLEWTYHSNAIEGNTLTLRETKVVLEGITVGGKSLREHFEATNHRDAIVYVEDIVSKGEALSEWQIRNIHSLVLKGIDAEEAGRYRRENVVIAGASTIPPDFMHLSAEMAALIDWYGAVGDTHPVERAAELHTRFVKIHPFVDGNGRTGRLLLNFELMKAGYPPAIIRKEDRLAYYDSLDKACVSGDYGDVTCLVAESVQRSLDTYLDVLGLRHAPASDTAPPSPGFRA is encoded by the coding sequence ATGCCGAATCAAACTGCCGCGCTGCTGAATACGATCGACGCCGATAGGGCGACACTCGACGCTGCGCGCCCGCTCCCGCAGCACACGGTTGCCTCGCTGCGCGAAAAACTGTTGCTTGAGTGGACGTATCACTCGAACGCGATAGAGGGCAACACGCTGACGCTGCGTGAGACGAAGGTGGTGCTCGAAGGAATCACGGTCGGCGGTAAGTCCCTTCGCGAGCACTTCGAGGCAACGAACCATCGCGATGCGATTGTCTACGTCGAGGACATCGTGTCGAAGGGGGAAGCGCTTTCGGAATGGCAGATCCGGAACATCCACAGTCTTGTTCTGAAAGGCATCGACGCTGAAGAAGCGGGCCGGTATCGCCGCGAAAACGTGGTGATCGCAGGCGCGAGTACGATCCCGCCGGACTTCATGCATCTGTCTGCCGAGATGGCCGCGCTGATCGACTGGTACGGGGCGGTTGGAGACACGCATCCGGTCGAGCGGGCGGCGGAACTGCACACGCGATTCGTGAAGATCCATCCGTTCGTTGATGGCAACGGGCGGACGGGACGGCTGCTGCTCAACTTCGAGCTGATGAAGGCAGGCTATCCGCCCGCGATCATCCGTAAAGAGGATCGACTGGCCTACTACGACTCGCTCGACAAAGCCTGCGTCAGTGGCGATTACGGCGACGTCACGTGCTTAGTTGCCGAATCCGTGCAGCGCTCGCTCGACACGTATCTCGACGTGCTCGGGCTGCGTCATGCACCCGCGTCGGATACGGCTCCGCCGTCGCCGGGTTTTCGGGCGTAA
- a CDS encoding ABC transporter substrate-binding protein, whose protein sequence is MIDRRQFMTAALVAASGSLPWRIAHAAAATADLDPRQAGRLRAERDDAAIRAAAGYRWVRDGAITVAISPHAPPVSTYATDARTVVGADPDYAQLVADALGRTLALVPIAWADWPLGLTSGKYDAVISNVGVTEKRKEKYDFTTYRLGLHGFYVRTGSPIAKIAEPKDIAGLRIITGAGTSQERILLEWSRRNVAQGLKPTELLYFDDDATARVALLSGRADAELNPNASLAYEAARSGKIRRVGVVNAGWPNNADVAIATRRGCGLAPALTLATNALIGSGRYGQALARWGLQSEAIARAETNPPGLPSF, encoded by the coding sequence ATGATCGATCGTCGTCAATTCATGACCGCCGCACTGGTCGCGGCATCCGGCAGCCTGCCGTGGCGCATCGCACACGCGGCGGCCGCAACCGCCGACCTCGACCCGCGCCAGGCCGGCCGCCTTCGCGCGGAGCGCGACGACGCGGCGATCCGTGCGGCAGCCGGCTACCGCTGGGTGCGCGACGGCGCGATCACGGTCGCGATTTCGCCGCACGCGCCGCCCGTGTCGACCTACGCGACCGATGCGCGCACCGTGGTCGGCGCCGATCCCGACTATGCGCAGCTCGTCGCCGACGCGCTCGGCCGCACGCTCGCGCTGGTGCCGATCGCGTGGGCCGACTGGCCGCTCGGGCTGACGTCCGGCAAGTACGACGCGGTGATCTCGAACGTCGGCGTGACCGAGAAGCGCAAGGAGAAATACGATTTCACGACCTACCGGCTCGGGTTGCACGGCTTCTATGTACGCACCGGCAGCCCGATCGCGAAGATCGCCGAACCGAAGGACATCGCGGGCCTGCGGATCATCACCGGTGCCGGCACGAGCCAGGAGCGCATCCTGCTCGAATGGAGCCGGCGCAACGTCGCGCAGGGGCTGAAGCCGACCGAGCTGCTCTATTTCGACGACGATGCGACCGCGCGCGTCGCACTGCTGTCGGGCCGCGCCGATGCGGAACTGAACCCGAACGCGTCGCTCGCGTACGAGGCCGCGCGCAGCGGCAAGATCCGCCGCGTCGGCGTCGTCAATGCGGGCTGGCCGAACAATGCCGACGTCGCGATCGCGACGCGTCGCGGCTGCGGCCTCGCGCCCGCGCTGACGCTCGCGACGAATGCACTGATCGGCAGCGGCCGCTACGGGCAGGCGCTTGCGCGCTGGGGCTTGCAGAGCGAAGCGATCGCGCGCGCGGAGACCAATCCGCCGGGGTTGCCGTCGTTCTGA